Within the Bacteroidota bacterium genome, the region AATATTTCTAAAATGTTTATTACCGGACCGGAAGTTATCAAAACTGTGTTGGGAGAGGAAATAAGCATGGAAGAATTAGGCGGAGCACGTGTACATGCCGAGAAAACTGGAAATGCACATTTTTTTGCTGAAAGTGAGCAAGAATGTTTTGAGCAAATAAAACAATTAGTAAGCTTTATTCCTTGGAATAATATGCGGAAAGCTCTTCCTTATTTGAAGAAAGAACCTAAAACAGCTGAATATAATATTGATAAGATTTTCCCAAGCGATGCCAAGCAACCCTATGATGTAAGAGACATTATCAGATCCATTGGAGATGATTCTGTTTTTTTGGAGGTGCAAGCCATGTTTGCTCCTAATATTGTGGTAGGCTTTAGTCGATTGAATGGAGAAACTGTTGGATTTGTCGCAAATCAGCCTCTCTTTTTGGCGGGTGTTTTGGATGTTGATTCTTCTGATAAAGCAGCTCGTTTTATTCGTTATTGCGATGCTTTTAGTATTCCTTTGGTAACATTAGTTGACCTCCCTGGCTATTTACCAGGAGTAGATCAAGAACATGCTGGTGTAATTCGTCATGGTGCAAAAGTTCTGTATGCATATTCAGAAGCTACGGTTCCAAAAATCACTGTTATTGTCAGAAAAGCTTATGGAGGAGGATATATTGCAATGTGTTCTCGACATTTAAAAGCTGATTTTGTATTTGCCTGGCCAACTGCTGAAATTGCTGTTATGGGTCCTGAGGGTGCTGCTAATATCATTTTTAGAAATGAAATTAAAAATGCGGAAGATCCTGATAAAGTACGTCAGTTGAAAATTAAGGAATACAAGAAAAAATTTGCAAATCCTTATGTTGCTGCGGCTTATGGTTATGTTGATGCTGTCATAGAGCCAACAGAAACAAGAAGTTTTCTGATTCATGCTCTTGAGATTTCTCAGCACAAATCAGAAGAAGG harbors:
- a CDS encoding acyl-CoA carboxylase subunit beta, with the protein product MSIKQKTHDLKKRMKGALEGGGERAIEKQKSVGKMTARERIIALLDPKSFHEYDLFVEHAAKDFDMDKKYLPGDGVITGTGTIYGYPICIYAQDFTVAGGSLGYMHAKKITKIMDHAMKLKVPLIGINDSGGARIQEGVNSLAGYGEIFYRNTQASGVIPQISVILGPCAGGAVYSPALTDFVFVVENISKMFITGPEVIKTVLGEEISMEELGGARVHAEKTGNAHFFAESEQECFEQIKQLVSFIPWNNMRKALPYLKKEPKTAEYNIDKIFPSDAKQPYDVRDIIRSIGDDSVFLEVQAMFAPNIVVGFSRLNGETVGFVANQPLFLAGVLDVDSSDKAARFIRYCDAFSIPLVTLVDLPGYLPGVDQEHAGVIRHGAKVLYAYSEATVPKITVIVRKAYGGGYIAMCSRHLKADFVFAWPTAEIAVMGPEGAANIIFRNEIKNAEDPDKVRQLKIKEYKKKFANPYVAAAYGYVDAVIEPTETRSFLIHALEISQHKSEEGPKKKHGIPPF